Proteins from a genomic interval of Procambarus clarkii isolate CNS0578487 chromosome 45, FALCON_Pclarkii_2.0, whole genome shotgun sequence:
- the LOC123769924 gene encoding uncharacterized protein isoform X1, with the protein MAQQEEVDCGVYIDAPIIYFFRNGCVPALSSIIVQEFKNAKHVKYFVENSLKQSQEPQNFHPQVNNHRQVENMTLYEYLKIVHKIGKREEQKKKKAEGKTMADNVEVTERREAAPDTCGTQLLNNLEENKNVLSSVLISQLLDTSLCHEALGYIVELDVTFLCYLLINDIIKFPLNVELCRAINDIKDIRNDVYHFGSTCNLKYIDMRKKLKMLFNSAKVLFRYLNKPLDIIERIKQDSLKQIKASVDKFSGPILGTLKQEIHTNYRSPKHHVLPDIEHFRRGSQPRTAVESLEEFKKFIQDCRSDELQKARPIMICGAPGSGKTSLLENLTEAFCKDSDKYFSLILYLGASCRMYRSIFWKEVCESIINLCPETVSKFGKELVNHVIKMHADNILFLVDWNIQYQGDILLDVERGTWVISCQGFPEVPSYCHVLRVLPLCETRVEQILHCISPNADEVRHILKLYEECSYKGLLNSPDIVSIFCTIGTSVPFDKMLEYFVNKKVGNFAYSEKELTKLGRVAFNSILKNGKFYAEKDLCEIRQEVKDQFVEYHDKYASFRYRVIEDFMAAKYVIVNPEEACSKWLNQVPLFKRVFRFVCSMWLENGNNIQTFLPFIKSYLLKLLGNEKSDKKTNRKLKNKYIVPKKSDKKINTVEPMDVDIPPDAVSTANCCPIDNMEKFGNASKFTKWPYIVKLADDCHYHQEVMKVLAKILVSKSSWLFKCKCLDESVIEKIGNILKYIRVTNPLTITLESGPNTKILNNIWNMLNTLTELHHHTSVKIMIVHKETLPIPHNKMLKELSYAITKYCDTPLNITKYVGPLFCSGIPQFLKCLCMRRVEVLNVCVYDIATFKEILSCTGLSCLREVIVRVDLKSDEQILEDTPKLPIPKSVPLTMTIKYFDRLQKLLNKFESPHYVESLSIYDVYIHKSFKLDLSHFKDLTRLYIRFIPGTKAAYIAPEIPAHRKSMEVEEERESRTIMEVEKKEGRMIMKRREERESRGMETEEMKENRTMDIEEERESKTMEIEQKKESRTLEIEQKKERPAVELERKRERIILVSPKEWICHLSINLILPERLERLLLRNMEYCNNSNSFLLLTYWKNSNIQRLIIEDSFLSITGVRNILKDHNDSDNRNIEQALKRHCTIDRRSSLQLREWLRKKPRLEKEERQKRRQNKPPGKELIITSQFALCNECREFPCTCPHKDWEDCKETLKDLVDLIEDVYTSDILNFSFTSEIVTVRKDMCGDLRVHCPLTKLTDGIVYNLVNDDNMHDLNSDKSPLNYIFQTLTLAQCICLEHTNLTYEGAMAVVKQLKQGKSKYCNIENVEPFSLTIKSDYHPESDDEVENSSFLNYLRNEDCLAQFNFWCCCSGRCHRIKKSIAGQIFVNDKLMP; encoded by the exons GTTGACTGTGGAGTTTATATTGATGCCCCTATCATATACTTCTTCAGAAATGGTTGTGTTCCAGCTCTCTCCTCTATTATTGTTCAGGAATTCAAAAATGCCAAACATGTCAAGTATTTTGTTGAAAATTCCCTAAAGCAGAGTCAAGAACCTCAGAATTTTCATCCCCAGGTCAATAATCATCGACAAGTTGAAAATATGACTTTGTATGAATATCTGAAAATAGTCCATAAGATAGGCAAGAGGGaagaacaaaagaaaaaaaaggcAGAGGGAAAGACGATGGCGGATAACGTAGAGGTTACCGAGAGAAGAGAAGCGGCACCAGACACGTGTGGGACGCAGCTGCTCAATAATCTGGAGGAAAACAAGAATGTATTAAGCAGTGTgcttatttctcaactcttggatACGTCACTCTGTCATGAAGCGCTTGGTTACATTGTAGAGTTGGATGTAACCTTTCTCTGCTATCTTCTTATCAATGATATTATAAAATTTCCATTGAATGTTGAACTGTGCAGAGCTATTAATGACATAAAAGATATCAGAAATGATGTCTATCATTTTGGCTCTACatgtaatttaaaatatattGATATGCGTAAGAAGTTAAAGATGCTGTTCAACTCTGCCAAAGTATTATTCAGATATTTGAATAAACCCTTGGACATCATTGAAAGAATAAAGCAAGACTCTTTGAAGCAAATTAAGGCGAGTGTAGATAAATTTTCTGGCCCAATTCTAG GTACACTAAAGCAAGAGATTCACACAAATTATAGATCACCAAAGCATCACGTTTTACCGGACATCGAACATTTTCG TAGGGGTTCACAACCTAGAACAGCAGTTGAAAGTCTTGAAGAGTTTAAGAAATTCATACAAGACTGCAGAAGTGATGAATTGCAAAAAGCACGGCCAATCATGATCTGTGGAGCTCCAGGGTCTGGTAAAACATCACTTCTGGAAAATCTTACAGAAGCATTTTGTAAAGATTCTGATAAATACTTCTCACTAATTTTGTACTTGGGTGCTAGTTGCAGGATGTATAGATCTATATTTTGGAAGGAAGTATGTGAAAGTATAATAAATCTTTGTCCTGAAACTGTTAGCAAATTTGGAAAAGAATTAGTGAATCATGTGATTAAAATGCATGCTGATAATATTCTTTTTCTTGTCGACTGGAACATCCAGTATCAGGGAGATATATTGCTTGATGTGGAAAGGGGGACGTGGGTTATCTCTTGTCAGGGTTTCCCTGAGGTTCCTTCATACTGTCATGTCCTTAGAGTCTTGCCATTATGTGAAACTCGGGTGGAACAAATTTTGCATTGCATCAGTCCTAATGCTGATGAAGTAAGGCATATCCTCAAACTATATGAAGAGTGCAGTTATAAGGGTCTCCTCAACAGCCCAGATATAGTAAGCATATTTTGCACAATTGGAACTAGTGTTCCATTTGATAAAATGTTGGAGTATTTTGTAAACAAGAAGGTTGGTAACTTTGCTTATAGTGAAAAAGAATTGACCAAACTAGGAAGAGTTGCATTTAACTCAATCTTAAAGAACGGAAAGTTTTATGCAGAAAAGGATCTCTGCGAAATCAGACAGGAAGTGAAAGATCAATTTGTTGAATATCACgataaatatgcttcctttaggtACCGAGTCATAGAAGATTTTATGGCTGCCAAATATGTTATTGTTAACCCAGAGGAGGCATGCAGCAAGTGGTTAAATCAGGTTCCGTTATTTAAACGAGTATTTAGGTTTGTTTGTTCTATGTGGCTTGAGAATGGGAATAATATTCAGACCTTTTTGCCTTTCATCAAGTCATATCTTTTAAAGTTGTTAGGTAATGAAAAGTCAGACAAAAAGACAAATAGAAAattgaaaaataaatatattgtcCCTAAGAAATCGGACAAAAAAATTAATACTGTAGAACCAATGGACGTTGACATTCCTCCAGATGCTGTTTCCACAGCTAATTGTTGCCCTATTGACAATATGGAGAAGTTTGGCAATGCAAGTAAATTTACAAAGTGGCCTTACATTGTTAAACTTGCTGATGATTGTCATTATCATCAAGAAGTTATGAAAGTGCTAGCCAAAATCTTGGTTTCTAAGAGCTCATGGCTATTTAAGTGCAAATGCCTAGATGAAAGTGTCATAGAGAAAATAGGTAACATATTGAAGTACATAAGAGTAACAAATCCTTTAACAATTACATTAGAGAGTGGTCCAAATACAAAAATTCTAAACAATATATGGAACATGCTGAATACTTTAACGGAGTTGCATCATCATACTTCAGTTAAAATAATGATTGTTCACAAGGAAACTCTACCAATACCACACAATAAAATGTTAAAGGAACTGTCCTATGCAATAACAAAATACTGTGATACCCCATTGAACATAACAAAGTATGTAGGACCTTTATTTTGTTCAGGAATTCCCCAATTTTTGAAATGTTTGTGCATGAGGAGAGTGGAAGTGTTAAATGTTTGTGTGTATGATATTGCTACATTTAAAGAGATTCTGTCATGTACAGGATTATCGTGTCTTAGAGAGGTTATTGTAAGAGTTGATCTTAAATCTGATGAGCAGATCCTTGAAGACACACCCAAGTTACCTATACCAAAATCAGTCCCATTAACTATGACAATTAAATATTTTGATAGACTGCAAAAGCTATTAAATAAATTTGAGTCACCACATTATGTTGAATCTCTGagcatatatgatgtttatatacATAAAAGCTTCAAGCTAGATTTATCGCATTTCAAAGATCTGACACGTCTGTATATAAGATTTATTCCTGGAACAAAGGCTGCCTATATTGCTCCGGAAATTCCAGCACATCGAAAGTCAATGGAggtagaagaggagagagagagcagaacaATAATGGAAGTAGAAAAGAAAGAGGGCAGAATGATAATGaaaagaagagaggagagagagagcagaggaaTGGAAACAGAAGAGATGAAGGAGAACAGAACAATGGAcatagaagaggagagagagagcaaaacaaTGGAAATAGAACAAAAGAAAGAGAGCAGAACATTAGAAATAGAACAGAAGAAAGAGAGACCAGCAGTGGAATTagaaaggaagagagaaagaaTTATATTAGTCTCTCCAAAAGAGTGGATATGCCATCTCTCAATTAACCTTATTCTTCCTGAAAGGTTGGAAAGATTGTtactaaggaacatggaatactgTAACAATTCAAATAGCTTTTTGTTACTCACATACTGGAAGAATTCCAATATTCAAAGACTGATTATTGAGGATTCATTTCTCTCCATAACTGGAGTTAGAAATATATTAAAAGATCATAATGATTCAGATAATAGGAATATAGAGCAGGCCCTGAAAAGACACTGTACAATAGATAGAAGATCTTCATTACAGTTAAGGGAGTGGTTGAGGAAAAAACCACGTCTTGAGAAAGAAGAGCGCCAAAAGAGACGTCAAAATAAACCTCCCGGAAAGGAGCTAATAATCACGAGTCAGTTTGCTTTGTGTAATGAATGTAGAGAATTCCCATGCACCTGCCCACACAAGGATTGGGAGGACTGCAAGGAAACCCTTAAGGATCTTGTTGATCTTATTGAGGATGTATACACCAGTGATATTTTGAATTTTAGCTTTACTAGCGAAATTGTTACGGTGAGGAAGGATATGTGTGGAGATTTAAGGGTACATTGCCCTCTGACAAAGCTCACTGATGGCATTGTTTATAATTTGGTGAATGATGATAATATGCATGATCTGAACAGTGACAAATCGCCTTTGAATTACATATTTCAAACACTGACACTTGCACAGTGCATTTGCTTAGAGCACACTAATCTCACATATGAGGGAGCAATGGCAGTAGTTAAACAGTTGAAACAAGGGAAGAGCAAGTATTGCAACATTGAGAATGTAGAGCCATTTTCTCTCACAATAAAGTCTGACTATCATCCAGAATCTGATGATGAAGTTGAAAATAGTAGCTTTCTAAATTATTTAAGAAATGAAGATTGCTTGGCACAGTTTAACttttggtgttgttgtagtggtcgaTGCCATCGTATAAAGAAATCTATAGCAGGTCAGATTTTTGTCAATGATAAGCTAATGCCTTGA
- the LOC123769924 gene encoding uncharacterized protein isoform X2, producing MAQQEEVDCGVYIDAPIIYFFRNGCVPALSSIIVQEFKNAKHVKYFVENSLKQSQEPQNFHPQVNNHRQVENMTLYEYLKIVHKIGKREEQKKKKAEGKTMADNVEVTERREAAPDTCGTQLLNNLEENKNVLSSVLISQLLDTSLCHEALGYIVELDVTFLCYLLINDIIKFPLNVELCRAINDIKDIRNDVYHFGSTCNLKYIDMRKKLKMLFNSAKVLFRYLNKPLDIIERIKQDSLKQIKASVDKFSGPILGTLKQEIHTNYRSPKHHVLPDIEHFRGSQPRTAVESLEEFKKFIQDCRSDELQKARPIMICGAPGSGKTSLLENLTEAFCKDSDKYFSLILYLGASCRMYRSIFWKEVCESIINLCPETVSKFGKELVNHVIKMHADNILFLVDWNIQYQGDILLDVERGTWVISCQGFPEVPSYCHVLRVLPLCETRVEQILHCISPNADEVRHILKLYEECSYKGLLNSPDIVSIFCTIGTSVPFDKMLEYFVNKKVGNFAYSEKELTKLGRVAFNSILKNGKFYAEKDLCEIRQEVKDQFVEYHDKYASFRYRVIEDFMAAKYVIVNPEEACSKWLNQVPLFKRVFRFVCSMWLENGNNIQTFLPFIKSYLLKLLGNEKSDKKTNRKLKNKYIVPKKSDKKINTVEPMDVDIPPDAVSTANCCPIDNMEKFGNASKFTKWPYIVKLADDCHYHQEVMKVLAKILVSKSSWLFKCKCLDESVIEKIGNILKYIRVTNPLTITLESGPNTKILNNIWNMLNTLTELHHHTSVKIMIVHKETLPIPHNKMLKELSYAITKYCDTPLNITKYVGPLFCSGIPQFLKCLCMRRVEVLNVCVYDIATFKEILSCTGLSCLREVIVRVDLKSDEQILEDTPKLPIPKSVPLTMTIKYFDRLQKLLNKFESPHYVESLSIYDVYIHKSFKLDLSHFKDLTRLYIRFIPGTKAAYIAPEIPAHRKSMEVEEERESRTIMEVEKKEGRMIMKRREERESRGMETEEMKENRTMDIEEERESKTMEIEQKKESRTLEIEQKKERPAVELERKRERIILVSPKEWICHLSINLILPERLERLLLRNMEYCNNSNSFLLLTYWKNSNIQRLIIEDSFLSITGVRNILKDHNDSDNRNIEQALKRHCTIDRRSSLQLREWLRKKPRLEKEERQKRRQNKPPGKELIITSQFALCNECREFPCTCPHKDWEDCKETLKDLVDLIEDVYTSDILNFSFTSEIVTVRKDMCGDLRVHCPLTKLTDGIVYNLVNDDNMHDLNSDKSPLNYIFQTLTLAQCICLEHTNLTYEGAMAVVKQLKQGKSKYCNIENVEPFSLTIKSDYHPESDDEVENSSFLNYLRNEDCLAQFNFWCCCSGRCHRIKKSIAGQIFVNDKLMP from the exons GTTGACTGTGGAGTTTATATTGATGCCCCTATCATATACTTCTTCAGAAATGGTTGTGTTCCAGCTCTCTCCTCTATTATTGTTCAGGAATTCAAAAATGCCAAACATGTCAAGTATTTTGTTGAAAATTCCCTAAAGCAGAGTCAAGAACCTCAGAATTTTCATCCCCAGGTCAATAATCATCGACAAGTTGAAAATATGACTTTGTATGAATATCTGAAAATAGTCCATAAGATAGGCAAGAGGGaagaacaaaagaaaaaaaaggcAGAGGGAAAGACGATGGCGGATAACGTAGAGGTTACCGAGAGAAGAGAAGCGGCACCAGACACGTGTGGGACGCAGCTGCTCAATAATCTGGAGGAAAACAAGAATGTATTAAGCAGTGTgcttatttctcaactcttggatACGTCACTCTGTCATGAAGCGCTTGGTTACATTGTAGAGTTGGATGTAACCTTTCTCTGCTATCTTCTTATCAATGATATTATAAAATTTCCATTGAATGTTGAACTGTGCAGAGCTATTAATGACATAAAAGATATCAGAAATGATGTCTATCATTTTGGCTCTACatgtaatttaaaatatattGATATGCGTAAGAAGTTAAAGATGCTGTTCAACTCTGCCAAAGTATTATTCAGATATTTGAATAAACCCTTGGACATCATTGAAAGAATAAAGCAAGACTCTTTGAAGCAAATTAAGGCGAGTGTAGATAAATTTTCTGGCCCAATTCTAG GTACACTAAAGCAAGAGATTCACACAAATTATAGATCACCAAAGCATCACGTTTTACCGGACATCGAACATTTTCG GGGTTCACAACCTAGAACAGCAGTTGAAAGTCTTGAAGAGTTTAAGAAATTCATACAAGACTGCAGAAGTGATGAATTGCAAAAAGCACGGCCAATCATGATCTGTGGAGCTCCAGGGTCTGGTAAAACATCACTTCTGGAAAATCTTACAGAAGCATTTTGTAAAGATTCTGATAAATACTTCTCACTAATTTTGTACTTGGGTGCTAGTTGCAGGATGTATAGATCTATATTTTGGAAGGAAGTATGTGAAAGTATAATAAATCTTTGTCCTGAAACTGTTAGCAAATTTGGAAAAGAATTAGTGAATCATGTGATTAAAATGCATGCTGATAATATTCTTTTTCTTGTCGACTGGAACATCCAGTATCAGGGAGATATATTGCTTGATGTGGAAAGGGGGACGTGGGTTATCTCTTGTCAGGGTTTCCCTGAGGTTCCTTCATACTGTCATGTCCTTAGAGTCTTGCCATTATGTGAAACTCGGGTGGAACAAATTTTGCATTGCATCAGTCCTAATGCTGATGAAGTAAGGCATATCCTCAAACTATATGAAGAGTGCAGTTATAAGGGTCTCCTCAACAGCCCAGATATAGTAAGCATATTTTGCACAATTGGAACTAGTGTTCCATTTGATAAAATGTTGGAGTATTTTGTAAACAAGAAGGTTGGTAACTTTGCTTATAGTGAAAAAGAATTGACCAAACTAGGAAGAGTTGCATTTAACTCAATCTTAAAGAACGGAAAGTTTTATGCAGAAAAGGATCTCTGCGAAATCAGACAGGAAGTGAAAGATCAATTTGTTGAATATCACgataaatatgcttcctttaggtACCGAGTCATAGAAGATTTTATGGCTGCCAAATATGTTATTGTTAACCCAGAGGAGGCATGCAGCAAGTGGTTAAATCAGGTTCCGTTATTTAAACGAGTATTTAGGTTTGTTTGTTCTATGTGGCTTGAGAATGGGAATAATATTCAGACCTTTTTGCCTTTCATCAAGTCATATCTTTTAAAGTTGTTAGGTAATGAAAAGTCAGACAAAAAGACAAATAGAAAattgaaaaataaatatattgtcCCTAAGAAATCGGACAAAAAAATTAATACTGTAGAACCAATGGACGTTGACATTCCTCCAGATGCTGTTTCCACAGCTAATTGTTGCCCTATTGACAATATGGAGAAGTTTGGCAATGCAAGTAAATTTACAAAGTGGCCTTACATTGTTAAACTTGCTGATGATTGTCATTATCATCAAGAAGTTATGAAAGTGCTAGCCAAAATCTTGGTTTCTAAGAGCTCATGGCTATTTAAGTGCAAATGCCTAGATGAAAGTGTCATAGAGAAAATAGGTAACATATTGAAGTACATAAGAGTAACAAATCCTTTAACAATTACATTAGAGAGTGGTCCAAATACAAAAATTCTAAACAATATATGGAACATGCTGAATACTTTAACGGAGTTGCATCATCATACTTCAGTTAAAATAATGATTGTTCACAAGGAAACTCTACCAATACCACACAATAAAATGTTAAAGGAACTGTCCTATGCAATAACAAAATACTGTGATACCCCATTGAACATAACAAAGTATGTAGGACCTTTATTTTGTTCAGGAATTCCCCAATTTTTGAAATGTTTGTGCATGAGGAGAGTGGAAGTGTTAAATGTTTGTGTGTATGATATTGCTACATTTAAAGAGATTCTGTCATGTACAGGATTATCGTGTCTTAGAGAGGTTATTGTAAGAGTTGATCTTAAATCTGATGAGCAGATCCTTGAAGACACACCCAAGTTACCTATACCAAAATCAGTCCCATTAACTATGACAATTAAATATTTTGATAGACTGCAAAAGCTATTAAATAAATTTGAGTCACCACATTATGTTGAATCTCTGagcatatatgatgtttatatacATAAAAGCTTCAAGCTAGATTTATCGCATTTCAAAGATCTGACACGTCTGTATATAAGATTTATTCCTGGAACAAAGGCTGCCTATATTGCTCCGGAAATTCCAGCACATCGAAAGTCAATGGAggtagaagaggagagagagagcagaacaATAATGGAAGTAGAAAAGAAAGAGGGCAGAATGATAATGaaaagaagagaggagagagagagcagaggaaTGGAAACAGAAGAGATGAAGGAGAACAGAACAATGGAcatagaagaggagagagagagcaaaacaaTGGAAATAGAACAAAAGAAAGAGAGCAGAACATTAGAAATAGAACAGAAGAAAGAGAGACCAGCAGTGGAATTagaaaggaagagagaaagaaTTATATTAGTCTCTCCAAAAGAGTGGATATGCCATCTCTCAATTAACCTTATTCTTCCTGAAAGGTTGGAAAGATTGTtactaaggaacatggaatactgTAACAATTCAAATAGCTTTTTGTTACTCACATACTGGAAGAATTCCAATATTCAAAGACTGATTATTGAGGATTCATTTCTCTCCATAACTGGAGTTAGAAATATATTAAAAGATCATAATGATTCAGATAATAGGAATATAGAGCAGGCCCTGAAAAGACACTGTACAATAGATAGAAGATCTTCATTACAGTTAAGGGAGTGGTTGAGGAAAAAACCACGTCTTGAGAAAGAAGAGCGCCAAAAGAGACGTCAAAATAAACCTCCCGGAAAGGAGCTAATAATCACGAGTCAGTTTGCTTTGTGTAATGAATGTAGAGAATTCCCATGCACCTGCCCACACAAGGATTGGGAGGACTGCAAGGAAACCCTTAAGGATCTTGTTGATCTTATTGAGGATGTATACACCAGTGATATTTTGAATTTTAGCTTTACTAGCGAAATTGTTACGGTGAGGAAGGATATGTGTGGAGATTTAAGGGTACATTGCCCTCTGACAAAGCTCACTGATGGCATTGTTTATAATTTGGTGAATGATGATAATATGCATGATCTGAACAGTGACAAATCGCCTTTGAATTACATATTTCAAACACTGACACTTGCACAGTGCATTTGCTTAGAGCACACTAATCTCACATATGAGGGAGCAATGGCAGTAGTTAAACAGTTGAAACAAGGGAAGAGCAAGTATTGCAACATTGAGAATGTAGAGCCATTTTCTCTCACAATAAAGTCTGACTATCATCCAGAATCTGATGATGAAGTTGAAAATAGTAGCTTTCTAAATTATTTAAGAAATGAAGATTGCTTGGCACAGTTTAACttttggtgttgttgtagtggtcgaTGCCATCGTATAAAGAAATCTATAGCAGGTCAGATTTTTGTCAATGATAAGCTAATGCCTTGA